GAGAGAAATCTACATTATACAAAAGAACCAATGGACATAGAAGAATATCAAGAAAACAATCTACCACTCTTATCCCCTAACCAGTTAAATACGATCGACTTATTTTTAGCTTTTCATCTGCTGTTAGAAAAAAGAAAAAAAAGAAAAACGGTAGCAACAACAATTGTTGAAGAAACTATTTCTATCGAAGAAAAAATTCGTTTTATCAATGAGCAATTGGCAATCCATGGAAAAACAAGAGGAATGGCATTTGAATGTTTTTGTCAAACGGAAACAAAATCGGAAATGATTATTACTTTTATGGCTTTATTAGAATTAATAAAAAAAGGAACGATTTATGCACAACAAGAAAACAATTATGATGAAATAATTATATATAGTAAGCAGGAGGAATGAGTGACAATGCTCGGTCAATTAGAAGCTATTCTTTTCATTGTTGGAAATGCAGGAATTAGTCTGGAAGAGATTTCAATTCTATTAGATATTTCAACAGCAAAAGCTTATGAAAATTTGCTTCTTTTAAAACAAAACTACCAAGAAAATACAAATTATGCCCTGATGATTTTAGAGACAGGAAATCATTTCATGTTATCAACAAAAACAAAGTATGCTCCATTGATAAAAAAATATGCTAAATCACCAATTTCAAATTCTTTATCTCAAGCGGCATTAGAAACTGTCGCCATTATTGCTTATAAACAACCCATTTCAAGAATTGAAATTGATGAAATACGAGGTGTACAGTCCGCTGGTCCAATTCAAAAATTGGTTATTTGCCAGCTGATTGAAGAAAAAGGACGACTTGATGGTCCCGGTAGAGCAATTTTATATGGCACGACTGATTATTTTATGGATTATTTTGGTCTTAAAAATTTAGAAGAATTACCAGATATTCAACAAATTGAAGAAAAATTTAATGAAGAGATACCAATGGATCTTTTCTTTGATCAACAAAGGGAGTCAACCAGTTTAGAAAAAGAGCATTAATTTGGAAAGAAGGAGAACAATGGATCGATTGCAAAAAGTACTAGCACATGCTGGAATAGCTTCAAGGCGAAAAGCTGAACAGATTATTTTAGAAGGACGAGTTAAGGTTAATGGAGAAATAATTAATGAATTAGGCCGGCAGGTAAGTAAACAAGATAAAATTGAAGTAGACAATGTTCCTATTTATCAAGAGGCACCTGTTTATTATTTATTTTATAAACCTAGAGGTATAATTACTTCTGTTTCTGACGATAAAAAAAGAAAAACAGTAGCTGATTATTTTTTACATAGTAATGAACGTGTTTATCCAGTGGGCCGGCTTGATTATGACACAACAGGCCTGCTTATTGTCACAAATGATGGCAGCCTAACACAACAACTAACACATCCTAGCCATGAAATTGATAAAGTTTATGTAGCTAAGGTGAAAGGAATTGCTTTAAGAAAGACTTTATTACCCTTAACAAAAGGAATTAAAATTAAAGGTAGAAAAACAGCTCCTGCTAATTTTCAAATTCTTTCAGTAGACACCAAAAAACAGACTAGTTTGGTTCAATTAACAATTCATGAAGGCAGAAATCATCAAGTGAAGGATATGCTAGATACTGTTGGATATCCTGTTCAAAAATTAAAAAGAGAGCGCATTGGTGATCTAACATTAGAAGGATTACATCCTGGTGAATATCGACGCTTAACAAAAAAAGAGATACATGCCTTACTGAATCATTAATAAACAAAGATTGAATTTTTTTAACAAGCATGATAAACTGAAAAAAAATAAATGGTTTGTCTTCAGGGCAGGGTGTAATTCCCGACCGGTGGTAATAGTCCACGACCCATTTCATTGAAATGGCTGATTTGGTGAAATTCCAATACCGACAGTATAGTCTGGATAAAGAAGATAGGGCTTATTTGAGTAGGTTCAAATGAGAAGATTAACTCTATTTTTCTTAACAGAAAGATAGAGTTTTTTATTTACAAAGGACTGAAAGAAAGTTCACAATTGAAGATAATCCCAATTGGAGGATTTAAAATGAAACAAAGTAACATTCAACGAATTGCTATTATTGCTATGTTATCTGCTATTGCAACAATCGTACAGTTCATTTCGGTACCTATTATTCCTTTATTTAGTTTTTTAATGATTGATCTAAGCGATATTCTTATCTTAATTAGTCTATTTTTATTGGGTCCAATTGCTGGTATTTCTACGGCTTTTATTCGTACTTGTTTACATCTTTTTTTCACAGGATTTGCATTGCAAAATCTAGTAGGAGATGGTGCTAGTTTTCTAGCGTCCCTATTTTTCACTTTACCTATTTACTATTTTTTTCAAGTTCGTTCATTCTCTTTTCATAAAACAATTGGTTTGATCGCTGGTACACTTTCTCTGACTTTATTCATGAGTATAGGGAATTATTTTATCATTACACCTATTTATTTGAAATTATTTGGGCTGACAGCAAAGCAGTTTTTAGGAACCAATCTAGCTACCTACATTACTTTTGGTATTATTCCATTTAATTTGATTAAGGGAGTATTAGTTAGTATTGTGTTCATGATTTTTTATATTAAAATTCACCCTTTCCTCACCAGACAAAGAAGAATAACCAAAGAGAAACATTCTTAATAATAGTAGAAAATTAGGAAAATAGGCAGCTCAATTATAAATAATTATCAAAAATATAGTTAGTCTTATAGTCATTTATCTATAAGAATTGCACGTACTGGACACTGATGGCAAGCATTGATCGCTTGTTGTTGATATGTAACTGGAATTGTTTCTTGATGCTGATTTGATAACTTATCTTTAAACATGACAACACCATCATCTGTATAATCAAAAATAGTGGGTGCGTAAATTTGACAAAGTCCACAAGCAATACATTTTTCACGTATGATTTCACACTGCATGATTGGTTTCACCTTCTTTTTATTTGGATTCATTGAAAGACTGTTTAATTTTTTTATCTATTTTATTTCAACCCATTAATTTACAATTTTATTATTTTTTGAAATATAAATCTTCCTCTTATTATAATAACCATTAATTAAATAAAAGAAAGAGATTTATTTAACCCATTAAAAGTTATTAGGATTCTTATTTATTGGAACATCAAGAAAGTTTTTAATCTTAAGACAGATAAAGTTTTTGAATACCAAAATAGAAAATAATAAATATAAATTTTATTAATCTGTTTAAAAAGTTAAATAAATGTTAAAAAATACAAAAAATTTTCTTGATTAATTGGCTTCTATTTTACTAACAATAAGATATCCAGTAAAATAAATACTTGTCAATACGAAATATTTAATAAAATTCTAATAGACAAGATTTTTTATTTTTCAAAAATGAAGCAATCTTATTATTTAGCATTAACCTAGATAAGATAATTTGATAAAATAAAAAATGAAAATTAAATTTTATTTTTTTAAGAGGCAACAAATGACAAGCTATGCTATAATAACAAATGATAGAATTTTAGGAGGAGACATGTGTGAGTAAAAGAGGCAAAAATAATCGAAAAAAAGTACAAGAACCCTGGGAACAATCTATTTATGAACCTGATCAAAATGGACGTGCATCCCGTCTTGAAAAAAGACAACAAAAAAAGGGTAACACCTTTTTTCTAACAATTTTAGTGATATTGTTGTTATTAATTATTACATTACCGATTGGCACTTATTTCTGGGCAACACGTGATAATAAGCCCGATACTTCTAAAAATGTAACGCAGTCTTCTTCAGTTGTTTCTTCTTCATCTGCTGAAGCTAAGTCTACTTCTGAAACTGAAACAAGTGCTCCAGAAGTATCTGAAACTGAAACAGAACAAGCAACAAATCAGAGGACAGAGGAATCGCAAACTTCTGTCTCATCAAGTGAGAGAGTACAGGACAGTCAAGAAGATGGAACTGGAACAAGCACTACTGTACAAAATGGCGAGGGACCACAACAGGTAGCTGAACGTAATGGTTTAACTGTTGAACAATTATTGCAATTAAATCCAACAATGAATTCAAATACCATGTTATATCCTGGTGATAAATTACGTATAAAATAAATTATATTGATTTTAGATAGTTGTCATAGAAAAGTCGGAAATTTATTCCGACTTTTCTATTGGCTTGTCATTTATTCTTTATTCAATAGAATAGGTTGGTGTAAGAGGAGGAGCTATGAAAAAAATTAGTATTGCTATAGACGGGCCTGCTTCCTCAGGTAAGAGTACTATTTCAAAAATTTTAGCTGAAAAATTACAATATATTTATTGTGATACTGGTGCAATGTATCGTGCATTGACCTATCTAGCAATTCAGTATCATGTCGATAAAGAAAATGAGGAAGATCTGGTAAACTTACTTGATACACATACGATTTCTTTTCAGTTTGTTGAAAAAAGGCAAAAAGTATTTTTAGATAAGCAGGAAGTGACTCAAAAACTTAGACAGCCAGATGTTACAAATCTGGTTTCTTATGTGGCAAAACACAAAAAAGTAAGAGACAAAATGGTTAATTTACAACGAGAAATTGCTGCTACCAGTGGCGTAATTATGGATGGAAGAGATATCGGAACAGCTGTTTTGCCTAATGCTGAGGTAAAAATTTTTTTGGTGGCAAGTGTTCAAAAACGGGCAGAAAGACGTTATCGAGAAAATAAGAAAAAGGGTATCTTTACAAATTTCAAACAATTAAAAAAGGAAATCGAACAAAGAGATTTCATGGATTCACATAGAGAATTTTCTCCTCTAGTTCAAGCAAAAGATGCCATTTGTATTGATACTACAGGTAAAAATATTAAAGAGGTTGTTACAATTATTGAAAAAATTATTTATAAAAAAATACAATCGAATGATTAAAATCAGAAAAAATAATGGGAATCGCTTTACTTTTAAAAAAAATCTCTTACTATTAATAAAGTAGATTACTAATTTATTAGAATTTTTTGTTGGCATAGGAGGAAAGAAAAATTATGGGCGATTATAAAGACAAACAGGAAAAAAGTGAAAATGCAACAATGGAAGAAGCAATCAATAGCGTTCAAGAAGTAACGATTGGCGATATCGTCAAAGGAGAAGTTTTGGCTATTGAAGATAAACAAATTATTGTAGGAATTGAAGGAACGGGTATTGAAGGTATCGTTCCAGCAAAAGAATTGTCAACGTCATACGTAGAAAACATTAATGACTTTGTTAAAATTGGCGATAAACTTGATTTAGTTGTAATTTCATCCATTGGTAAAGACAAGGAAAATGGCAATTATTTACTTTCTAAACGTCGTTTAGATGCAAAAAAGGTTTGGGAAGAGATTGAAGCTGATTTTAAGGAAGAAAGAATTATTGAAGCACCTGTTACGGATATTGTCAAAGGTGGTTTAGTCGTTGATGTTGGCGTACGAGGTTTTGTCCCTGCTTCAATGGTTGAGGATCATTTTGTATCTGATTTTTCTGAATATAAAGGAAAAACCCTTGCTGTTAAAATTATTGAGATTGAACCCTCTGAAAACCGATTAATTCTCTCACATAAAGCAGTTGTTGAAAATGACAAAGCTGCAAAAAAAGTTGAAATAATGGATCATTTGCATGCTGGTGATATTGTTGAAGGCAAGATTGCCAGATTAACAGACTTTGGTGCATTTATTGATTTAGGTGGTATAGATGGCTTGGTCCATGTTTCAGAAATTGCGCATAATCATGTGGACAAACCAAGTGACACATTGACAATCGGTGAAGATGTCAATGTAAAAATTCTCTCTATTAATCCAGATGAGGGAAGAATTTCATTGTCTATTAAAGAAACATTACCAGGAGCATGGACAAATATTGAAGAAAAAGCTCCCGTAGGCTCAATCTTAGAAGGTACTGTCAAACGTTTGACTAGTTTTGGAGCTTTTGTAGAAGTTTTCCCTGGTGTAGAAGGCCTTGTCCACATTTCACAAATTTCACATAAGCATATTGCAACACCTCATGAGGTACTTCATGAAGGTGATGATATCCAAGTAAAAGTATTGGAAGTTCATCCAGAAGATCACAGACTTGCTTTAAGCATAAAAGCATTAGAGACAAAACCAGACTCACAAAGGGAATCTAAAAATGTTGAATCCTATGAGCTGCCCGAAGAAAATACTGGTTTTACAATGGGTGATATTATTGGAGATTCATTAAAAGAACAAGAAGACCATTCGGACAATGAAAAATAATC
The genomic region above belongs to Melissococcus plutonius ATCC 35311 and contains:
- a CDS encoding segregation/condensation protein A codes for the protein MTDLQEINVKLDVFEGPLDLLLHLIQKMEIDIYDIPITEVTAQYINFIHAMQTLELEVAGEYLVMAATLMAIKSKTLLPKQEIEPINIEEEMTEEDPRDQLVLQLLEYRKFKYAATVLQKKETERNLHYTKEPMDIEEYQENNLPLLSPNQLNTIDLFLAFHLLLEKRKKRKTVATTIVEETISIEEKIRFINEQLAIHGKTRGMAFECFCQTETKSEMIITFMALLELIKKGTIYAQQENNYDEIIIYSKQEE
- the scpB gene encoding SMC-Scp complex subunit ScpB; this encodes MTMLGQLEAILFIVGNAGISLEEISILLDISTAKAYENLLLLKQNYQENTNYALMILETGNHFMLSTKTKYAPLIKKYAKSPISNSLSQAALETVAIIAYKQPISRIEIDEIRGVQSAGPIQKLVICQLIEEKGRLDGPGRAILYGTTDYFMDYFGLKNLEELPDIQQIEEKFNEEIPMDLFFDQQRESTSLEKEH
- a CDS encoding pseudouridine synthase, with the protein product MDRLQKVLAHAGIASRRKAEQIILEGRVKVNGEIINELGRQVSKQDKIEVDNVPIYQEAPVYYLFYKPRGIITSVSDDKKRKTVADYFLHSNERVYPVGRLDYDTTGLLIVTNDGSLTQQLTHPSHEIDKVYVAKVKGIALRKTLLPLTKGIKIKGRKTAPANFQILSVDTKKQTSLVQLTIHEGRNHQVKDMLDTVGYPVQKLKRERIGDLTLEGLHPGEYRRLTKKEIHALLNH
- a CDS encoding ECF transporter S component codes for the protein MKQSNIQRIAIIAMLSAIATIVQFISVPIIPLFSFLMIDLSDILILISLFLLGPIAGISTAFIRTCLHLFFTGFALQNLVGDGASFLASLFFTLPIYYFFQVRSFSFHKTIGLIAGTLSLTLFMSIGNYFIITPIYLKLFGLTAKQFLGTNLATYITFGIIPFNLIKGVLVSIVFMIFYIKIHPFLTRQRRITKEKHS
- a CDS encoding ferredoxin, with translation MQCEIIREKCIACGLCQIYAPTIFDYTDDGVVMFKDKLSNQHQETIPVTYQQQAINACHQCPVRAILIDK
- a CDS encoding SAG1386/EF1546 family surface-associated protein translates to MSKRGKNNRKKVQEPWEQSIYEPDQNGRASRLEKRQQKKGNTFFLTILVILLLLIITLPIGTYFWATRDNKPDTSKNVTQSSSVVSSSSAEAKSTSETETSAPEVSETETEQATNQRTEESQTSVSSSERVQDSQEDGTGTSTTVQNGEGPQQVAERNGLTVEQLLQLNPTMNSNTMLYPGDKLRIK
- the cmk gene encoding (d)CMP kinase; translation: MKKISIAIDGPASSGKSTISKILAEKLQYIYCDTGAMYRALTYLAIQYHVDKENEEDLVNLLDTHTISFQFVEKRQKVFLDKQEVTQKLRQPDVTNLVSYVAKHKKVRDKMVNLQREIAATSGVIMDGRDIGTAVLPNAEVKIFLVASVQKRAERRYRENKKKGIFTNFKQLKKEIEQRDFMDSHREFSPLVQAKDAICIDTTGKNIKEVVTIIEKIIYKKIQSND
- the rpsA gene encoding 30S ribosomal protein S1, with product MGDYKDKQEKSENATMEEAINSVQEVTIGDIVKGEVLAIEDKQIIVGIEGTGIEGIVPAKELSTSYVENINDFVKIGDKLDLVVISSIGKDKENGNYLLSKRRLDAKKVWEEIEADFKEERIIEAPVTDIVKGGLVVDVGVRGFVPASMVEDHFVSDFSEYKGKTLAVKIIEIEPSENRLILSHKAVVENDKAAKKVEIMDHLHAGDIVEGKIARLTDFGAFIDLGGIDGLVHVSEIAHNHVDKPSDTLTIGEDVNVKILSINPDEGRISLSIKETLPGAWTNIEEKAPVGSILEGTVKRLTSFGAFVEVFPGVEGLVHISQISHKHIATPHEVLHEGDDIQVKVLEVHPEDHRLALSIKALETKPDSQRESKNVESYELPEENTGFTMGDIIGDSLKEQEDHSDNEK